A window of Bacteroidales bacterium contains these coding sequences:
- a CDS encoding AAA family ATPase, which produces MMNNLFITNIVTNSVYTHTEDQVNCLKDIYKYLFENFSKSIHIINGYAGTGKTTIISEIVEELRSQKFKVTLLAPTGRAAKVLSGYCKYPAFTIHKHIYLSYKNELGDYKIILTKNKSPNTIFFIDEASMISDNSNTSDFSYSRNLLDDIISFVFSQPNCKLIVIGDTAQLPPVHFSESPALIPKTYQDNYSLSASISNLNQVVRQTQDSPVLANATYIREKLFSEDFSEPFFNDYNDKYFTELKSYDLEDALNNCFGNSYSDIESIIICRSNKRANLYNKAIRARILFYENVLAAGEKLMVIKNNYFWLDESKEAQFIANGEMIEIMRINKIENIYGYDFAHVSVNLYDNADSPILDVILLLNTLDTDLPSLALEDRMNLYNSIMEDYMHLTSKNERHKAIKLNPYYNALQVKYGYAMTCHKAQGGQWDNIFIDLGYYNEEMLNKEYFRWLYTAVTRSKSKVYIIR; this is translated from the coding sequence TTCGGTATATACACATACCGAAGACCAAGTTAATTGCCTTAAGGATATTTACAAATATTTATTCGAAAACTTTTCCAAAAGCATTCATATTATCAATGGTTACGCAGGTACGGGTAAAACTACCATAATCTCCGAAATAGTTGAAGAATTGCGCAGTCAAAAGTTTAAAGTTACTCTGCTTGCACCAACGGGCAGGGCAGCTAAAGTTCTGTCGGGATATTGTAAATATCCGGCATTTACTATACACAAACATATTTACCTCTCATATAAAAATGAACTTGGTGACTATAAAATAATTCTTACCAAAAATAAATCGCCAAACACAATCTTTTTCATTGATGAGGCTTCAATGATTTCCGATAATTCAAATACCTCTGATTTTTCGTACAGCAGAAACCTGCTTGATGATATTATTTCTTTTGTCTTCTCCCAGCCGAATTGTAAACTTATAGTTATAGGCGATACGGCACAACTTCCGCCGGTACATTTTTCGGAAAGTCCGGCGCTTATTCCGAAAACTTATCAAGATAATTATTCTTTATCTGCAAGTATTTCAAACTTAAATCAGGTTGTCCGACAGACTCAAGACTCTCCAGTGCTCGCTAATGCTACTTATATACGCGAGAAACTTTTCTCGGAAGATTTTTCGGAGCCTTTTTTCAATGATTATAATGATAAATATTTTACTGAATTAAAATCGTATGATTTGGAAGATGCTCTGAATAATTGCTTCGGAAATTCATATTCGGACATTGAATCAATAATTATCTGCAGGTCTAATAAGCGTGCCAACCTTTATAATAAAGCTATCCGCGCCCGAATTTTGTTTTATGAAAATGTGCTTGCTGCCGGTGAAAAGCTTATGGTGATTAAGAATAATTATTTCTGGCTTGATGAGAGTAAAGAAGCACAATTTATTGCAAATGGTGAAATGATTGAGATAATGAGAATCAACAAAATTGAGAATATCTACGGATATGATTTTGCCCATGTTTCAGTGAATTTATATGATAATGCTGATTCTCCGATTCTTGATGTAATACTCCTGTTAAATACTTTAGATACCGATTTACCTTCTCTTGCATTAGAAGATAGAATGAATTTATATAATAGTATTATGGAGGATTATATGCATTTGACAAGCAAAAACGAAAGACATAAAGCTATTAAATTAAACCCGTATTATAATGCTTTACAGGTAAAATACGGTTATGCAATGACTTGCCATAAAGCACAGGGCGGACAATGGGATAATATTTTTATTGATTTGGGCTATTATAATGAAGAAATGTTAAATAAAGAATATTTCAGATGGCTCTATACTGCGGTTACACGCTCAAAATCAAAAGTGTATATTATTAGGTAA